From one Agathobaculum sp. NTUH-O15-33 genomic stretch:
- a CDS encoding ANTAR domain-containing response regulator, producing MRVFIAEDEPLVRLGFQKMVANIGHEVVGTAGNGKLAIERILELRPDIVMMDVNLPEIDGITAIETVQKVFQIPAVVITGYRDSKVTERVSAAGVFGYLQKPVDEYEIESALSIAYARYAEQRAAISERDQAINRLSERKVIERAKGLLMDQFGIGDEDAMRFLQRKSRNENRKLVLVAQDILRREELIK from the coding sequence GTGCGCGTGTTTATTGCAGAGGACGAGCCGCTCGTGCGGCTCGGTTTTCAGAAGATGGTGGCCAATATCGGGCACGAGGTGGTGGGCACGGCCGGCAACGGCAAGCTTGCGATCGAACGTATTCTGGAACTGCGGCCCGATATCGTGATGATGGACGTAAACCTGCCCGAAATAGACGGCATTACCGCGATCGAGACCGTGCAAAAGGTTTTTCAGATCCCGGCGGTGGTCATAACGGGCTACCGCGATTCCAAGGTGACCGAGCGCGTCAGCGCGGCGGGCGTGTTCGGCTATTTGCAAAAGCCGGTGGATGAATACGAGATCGAATCCGCGCTGTCCATTGCCTACGCGCGCTACGCCGAGCAGCGCGCCGCCATCAGCGAGCGCGATCAGGCCATCAACCGCCTTTCCGAGCGCAAGGTGATCGAACGCGCCAAGGGGCTTTTGATGGATCAATTCGGCATTGGCGACGAGGACGCGATGCGCTTTTTGCAGCGCAAAAGCCGGAACGAAAACCGCAAGCTGGTACTGGTCGCGCAGGATATCCTGCGCCGCGAGGAGCTGATTAAATGA
- a CDS encoding ATP-binding cassette domain-containing protein codes for MDEIRRLFARENGVDAALFSYSSKGACPVCKGKGFVTTEMAFMDPVTQPCEACRGTRFSEEALSHRFGGKTILEVLELTVDEAMEFFISPKIRAKLRVLANVGLGYLTLGQPTGTLSGGECQRVKLASHLGGKGGVLLLDEPATGLHGADVEQLMQLLARLIEEGASAIVVEHDLDVIRRADWVIDMGPEGGKNGGRVLYEGPPEGLVHCPHSATARALRREDRPLERD; via the coding sequence ATGGATGAAATCCGCCGCCTGTTCGCCCGTGAAAACGGCGTGGACGCGGCGCTGTTCAGTTACAGCTCCAAGGGGGCCTGCCCGGTCTGCAAGGGCAAGGGCTTTGTCACCACCGAAATGGCCTTCATGGACCCGGTGACCCAGCCGTGCGAAGCCTGCCGCGGCACGCGGTTCAGCGAAGAAGCGCTCTCCCACCGCTTTGGCGGCAAAACGATTCTGGAGGTGCTGGAACTGACGGTGGACGAGGCCATGGAATTTTTTATAAGCCCCAAAATCCGCGCCAAGCTGCGGGTGCTGGCAAACGTCGGCCTTGGCTATCTGACGCTCGGCCAGCCGACCGGCACGCTTTCCGGCGGCGAGTGCCAGCGCGTCAAGCTGGCCAGCCATCTGGGCGGCAAGGGCGGCGTCTTGCTGCTGGACGAGCCGGCCACCGGCCTGCACGGGGCGGATGTGGAGCAGCTGATGCAGCTGCTTGCCCGCCTGATCGAGGAGGGCGCTTCCGCCATTGTGGTGGAGCACGATCTGGATGTGATCCGCCGGGCGGATTGGGTGATCGACATGGGGCCGGAGGGCGGCAAAAACGGCGGGCGGGTGCTGTACGAAGGCCCGCCCGAGGGGCTCGTACACTGTCCCCATTCGGCCACGGCCCGCGCGCTGCGCCGGGAGGACAGGCCGCTGGAAAGAGACTGA
- a CDS encoding excinuclease ABC subunit UvrA, which translates to MPRARDAIVLSGAHENNLKHISLSIPKGKLVVFTGVSGSGKSSLVFDTIAVEAARQLNDTYPLYLRSRLPHYEMPAVDMIDGLTTSIVIDQKPFHGDIRSTVATMTDLAPLLRLLFSRCGTPSAGPSSAYSFNDPSGMCPACSGLGKTVRFDFAKLLDTEKSLSEGAILFPGHQVGAYQWQLYANSGLLDPDKPLVQWSEREWQDFLHGSGVIVPIRNTTGKVWNDYTLTYEGFLDRIERLYLKRDVNAGSKAAQRILRDFTTECDCPACHGARLNAAALESRLLGYNIHELGEMEIGDLSAVLEGLENPVGASLTRRLVRVLHSITDMGLGYLSLNRPCRTLSGGEAQRLKMVRHLGSSLTGLTYIFDEPSAGLHPADVKRLGRLLLRLRDRGNTLLVVEHNKAVIRMADEVIDMGPAAGTGGGRVIFQGPVGALMEQDSLTGLSLRKKTPLNPCPRKPKGWLHIRNATLHNLKNVSVDIPLGVLTVVSGLAGSGKTSLVCGELEAPVPAGRAHQQRADRRQLPLDPGDLLGHNG; encoded by the coding sequence ATGCCCCGCGCACGCGACGCGATCGTCCTTTCGGGCGCGCATGAAAACAATTTAAAGCACATAAGCCTTTCCATTCCAAAGGGCAAGCTGGTGGTCTTTACCGGCGTATCCGGTTCGGGCAAGTCCTCGCTGGTGTTCGACACAATCGCGGTGGAGGCGGCCAGACAGCTGAACGACACCTACCCGCTCTATCTGCGCAGCCGCCTGCCCCACTACGAAATGCCCGCCGTGGACATGATCGACGGGCTGACCACCTCGATCGTGATCGACCAAAAGCCGTTTCATGGCGATATCCGCTCAACCGTGGCGACCATGACCGATCTGGCCCCCCTGCTGCGCCTGCTCTTTTCCCGCTGCGGCACGCCGAGCGCCGGGCCGTCCTCCGCCTATTCCTTCAACGATCCCTCGGGCATGTGCCCGGCGTGCAGCGGCCTCGGCAAGACCGTGCGCTTTGATTTCGCCAAGCTGCTGGATACGGAGAAATCGCTAAGCGAGGGCGCGATCCTGTTCCCCGGCCATCAGGTGGGCGCCTATCAGTGGCAGCTTTACGCCAATTCGGGCCTTTTGGACCCTGACAAGCCCCTTGTCCAGTGGAGCGAGCGGGAATGGCAGGACTTTTTGCACGGCTCGGGCGTGATCGTACCCATCCGCAACACGACCGGCAAGGTCTGGAACGATTACACGCTCACCTACGAGGGCTTTCTCGACCGCATCGAGCGGTTATATCTCAAGCGGGACGTAAACGCGGGCAGCAAGGCCGCGCAGCGCATCCTGCGCGATTTCACCACCGAATGCGACTGCCCCGCCTGCCACGGCGCGCGCCTGAACGCGGCGGCGCTCGAAAGCCGCCTTTTGGGCTATAACATCCACGAGCTGGGCGAAATGGAGATCGGCGACCTTTCCGCCGTGCTGGAAGGGCTGGAAAACCCGGTGGGCGCTTCCCTTACGCGGCGGCTGGTCCGCGTGCTGCACAGCATAACCGATATGGGCCTTGGCTACCTGAGCCTGAACCGCCCCTGCCGCACGCTGTCCGGCGGCGAAGCGCAGCGGCTGAAAATGGTGCGCCATTTGGGCAGCAGCCTGACCGGGCTGACCTATATTTTTGACGAGCCCTCCGCCGGTCTGCACCCGGCGGATGTGAAGCGGCTGGGCCGCCTGCTGCTGCGCCTGCGCGACCGGGGCAACACGCTGCTCGTGGTGGAGCACAACAAGGCCGTGATCCGCATGGCGGACGAGGTGATCGACATGGGGCCCGCCGCCGGTACCGGCGGCGGCAGGGTGATCTTTCAGGGGCCGGTCGGCGCGCTTATGGAGCAGGACAGCCTGACCGGGCTGAGCCTGCGCAAGAAAACGCCGCTCAATCCCTGTCCGCGAAAACCAAAGGGCTGGCTGCACATTCGGAACGCGACGCTGCACAATCTCAAGAACGTATCGGTCGATATCCCGCTCGGCGTGCTGACCGTGGTGAGCGGGCTCGCCGGCTCGGGCAAGACTTCGCTCGTCTGCGGCGAACTGGAAGCGCCGGTACCCGCAGGCCGAGCACATCAGCAGCGCGCCGATCGGCGCCAGCTCCCGCTCGACCCCGGCGACCTACTTGGGCATAATGGATGA
- a CDS encoding ROK family protein has product MITSAIEIRQRNKERIREAIQKHETCTKADIVKETDLSMATCSTALNEMLEAKEILKVDQVGAGIGRPSDLFSYNRDYLHVLSICVYTHADHGSLDLAVADALGGVIEQRQLTPGELSQQTIEELVAERIAADPLIRTVGIGIPGVVSDGVIEFCDIKGLEKADFVRSLSERFGVQVIVKNDMHIITYYLYHEQAERRGDFAAIYFPETSGYVGSGFIVNGHSLTGSTMLSGSVWHVAEAFGVSPDEQARLLNDRPAFLRFASQILTTICCTINPASVVLLSNSLGDADAEEILALCGKVLGPQHLPELRTDGHTFENYALGLIRLTLDSTLFPFIV; this is encoded by the coding sequence ATGATTACCAGCGCAATCGAAATCCGCCAGCGCAACAAGGAACGCATCCGCGAGGCCATCCAGAAGCACGAGACCTGCACCAAGGCCGACATCGTCAAGGAGACCGATCTGAGCATGGCCACCTGCTCGACCGCCCTGAATGAAATGCTTGAGGCAAAGGAAATCCTCAAGGTCGATCAGGTCGGCGCGGGCATTGGCCGCCCTTCCGATCTGTTCTCCTACAACCGGGACTATCTGCACGTGCTGAGTATTTGCGTATACACGCACGCGGACCACGGTTCGCTGGACCTCGCCGTGGCGGACGCGCTTGGCGGCGTGATCGAACAGCGGCAGCTCACGCCCGGCGAGCTGTCCCAGCAGACCATCGAGGAGCTGGTCGCCGAGCGGATCGCGGCGGACCCGCTCATCCGCACGGTGGGCATCGGCATTCCCGGCGTGGTGAGCGACGGCGTGATCGAGTTTTGCGACATCAAGGGGCTGGAAAAGGCCGACTTTGTCCGCTCGCTGAGCGAGCGGTTCGGCGTGCAGGTGATCGTCAAGAACGATATGCACATCATCACCTATTACCTTTACCACGAACAGGCCGAGCGACGCGGCGATTTCGCCGCCATCTACTTCCCGGAGACCAGCGGCTATGTCGGCAGCGGCTTTATCGTAAACGGCCACTCCTTGACCGGCTCCACCATGCTGTCCGGCTCGGTCTGGCACGTGGCGGAGGCCTTCGGCGTTTCGCCGGACGAGCAGGCGCGCCTGCTGAACGACCGGCCCGCGTTTTTGCGGTTCGCCTCCCAGATTCTCACAACCATCTGCTGCACCATCAACCCGGCGAGCGTTGTTTTGCTGAGCAATAGCCTTGGCGACGCGGACGCGGAGGAGATCCTCGCGCTGTGCGGCAAGGTGCTCGGCCCGCAGCACCTGCCCGAGCTCCGTACCGACGGCCACACGTTTGAAAACTACGCGCTCGGCCTAATCCGGCTGACGCTTGATTCCACCCTGTTCCCCTTTATCGTTTAA
- a CDS encoding MATE family efflux transporter — protein MRAKVREMTKGRPISLIFFFSLPLMVGSVFQQLYMIVDSIIVGRGVGVQALASLGAADWINWMLLWAIHGFTHGFSVLVAEVFGAGDHKRLQKVIGQIVLLSLAVGVVLTVVGLLAIDPLLRLLQTEQSIIGGSRQYLQVLFAGTIIVLGYNMSAAILRCMGDSRTPLAAMVVAAVVNIGLDLLFVLQFHMGIFGAAVATVIAQLCSLLYCLAAMRQLPACCLSREELRPDKPLLRRLFSLGAPTALQNAVIAVGGMVVQFVLNGFGIVFVAGFTATNKLYGVLESAAIAFGYAMTAYMGQNRGAGRTDRIDAGIRAVVTLSAVISVVISFFTIAFGKGLLSLFVSAEEKNAAEVIEIAYHYLFIMSCLLIILFLLHAYRSSLQGLGNMRVPMASGVVELFMRIGVALLLPPLIGREGIFYAEVAAWTGAAVFLVAYYYTHIRRIKAGIDAERKIIKE, from the coding sequence GTGCGCGCAAAGGTAAGAGAAATGACGAAGGGCAGGCCGATCAGCCTGATCTTCTTTTTTTCGCTGCCGCTGATGGTGGGCAGCGTGTTCCAGCAGCTCTATATGATCGTCGATTCGATCATCGTGGGCCGGGGCGTGGGCGTGCAGGCGCTGGCCTCGCTCGGCGCGGCGGATTGGATCAACTGGATGCTGCTCTGGGCAATTCATGGGTTCACACACGGTTTTTCCGTCTTGGTGGCCGAGGTGTTCGGCGCGGGCGACCATAAGCGCCTGCAAAAGGTCATCGGCCAGATCGTGCTGCTCAGCCTTGCGGTCGGCGTGGTGCTCACCGTGGTGGGGCTGCTCGCGATCGATCCGCTGCTTCGCCTGCTCCAAACGGAGCAATCGATCATCGGCGGTTCCCGGCAGTACTTACAGGTGTTGTTCGCGGGCACGATCATCGTGTTGGGGTACAACATGTCCGCCGCGATCCTCCGCTGCATGGGCGATAGCCGCACGCCGCTGGCCGCGATGGTGGTGGCGGCGGTCGTCAACATCGGGCTGGACCTTTTGTTCGTCCTGCAATTCCATATGGGCATTTTCGGCGCGGCGGTCGCAACGGTCATCGCCCAGCTCTGCTCGCTGCTCTATTGTCTGGCCGCCATGCGGCAGCTTCCGGCCTGCTGCCTGTCGCGCGAGGAGCTGCGGCCCGACAAGCCCCTGCTGCGCCGCCTGTTCAGCCTTGGCGCGCCCACGGCGCTGCAAAACGCCGTGATCGCGGTGGGCGGCATGGTCGTGCAGTTTGTGCTAAACGGCTTCGGCATTGTGTTTGTCGCGGGCTTCACGGCCACCAATAAGCTGTACGGCGTGCTGGAAAGCGCGGCCATCGCGTTCGGCTACGCCATGACCGCGTATATGGGGCAGAACCGGGGCGCGGGCCGCACCGACCGGATCGACGCCGGCATACGGGCCGTTGTCACGCTTTCGGCGGTGATCTCGGTCGTGATTTCGTTTTTCACCATTGCATTTGGCAAGGGGCTGCTCAGCCTTTTCGTTTCAGCGGAAGAAAAAAACGCGGCCGAGGTGATCGAGATCGCCTATCATTATCTGTTCATCATGAGCTGCCTTCTCATCATCCTATTTCTGCTGCACGCCTACCGTTCCTCGCTGCAAGGGCTGGGCAACATGCGGGTGCCGATGGCGTCCGGCGTGGTCGAACTGTTCATGCGCATCGGCGTGGCGCTGCTGCTGCCGCCGCTGATCGGCAGGGAAGGCATCTTCTACGCGGAGGTAGCCGCGTGGACGGGCGCGGCCGTGTTTTTGGTGGCGTATTATTACACGCATATCCGGCGGATCAAGGCTGGGATCGATGCGGAGCGTAAAATTATAAAGGAATAA
- a CDS encoding flavodoxin family protein: MGKNILILTASARQGGNSNLMARAFREEAERAGHTVEVFDTAAHRILPCRACDQCFSAGRACVFADDFALLSPLLERADTLVLAMPLYWYTFPASIKAALDKLYAFIVGGKTLPIKEAVLLICGEIAEERVFEGAVRSYELILEDRGWKDSGRLVVPGVNKAGEIKETDALDRARALARSL, from the coding sequence ATGGGCAAGAACATACTGATCCTGACCGCCAGCGCGCGGCAGGGAGGAAACAGCAACCTTATGGCGCGGGCGTTTCGGGAGGAGGCCGAGCGCGCGGGACATACCGTGGAGGTGTTTGACACGGCGGCGCATCGCATTTTGCCCTGCCGCGCCTGTGACCAGTGCTTTTCGGCCGGGCGCGCCTGCGTCTTTGCGGACGATTTCGCGCTGCTCTCGCCCCTGCTGGAACGGGCGGACACGCTGGTTTTGGCCATGCCGCTTTACTGGTATACCTTCCCGGCTTCGATCAAGGCGGCGCTCGACAAGCTCTACGCGTTCATCGTCGGCGGCAAAACGCTGCCGATCAAGGAGGCCGTGCTGCTCATCTGCGGCGAGATCGCGGAGGAGCGGGTGTTTGAAGGCGCGGTGCGCTCGTACGAGCTTATTTTGGAGGATCGCGGCTGGAAGGACAGCGGCCGTCTGGTCGTGCCCGGCGTGAACAAGGCGGGCGAGATCAAGGAAACGGACGCGCTGGACCGCGCGCGGGCGCTGGCCCGTTCGCTGTAA
- a CDS encoding flavodoxin family protein, whose amino-acid sequence MKKNVLVLTGSPRPHGNSDLMADAFIQGAREAGHEVTKFDCAHHRMAGCIACDVCWSHGSACAVQDDFQQLIPLLEAADVLVFAFPLYWSSMPSQMKAPIDRLYAYCAPNCRTPLKASESVLLVCGEAEDESYFRDAVHMYSDMADYFKWRQRGNILVPGVREKGEIEHTDALARARALGAAL is encoded by the coding sequence ATGAAAAAGAATGTTTTGGTGCTGACCGGCAGCCCGCGTCCGCACGGCAACAGCGACCTCATGGCCGATGCGTTCATACAGGGCGCGCGTGAAGCCGGGCACGAGGTGACGAAGTTCGACTGCGCGCATCATCGCATGGCGGGCTGCATCGCCTGCGACGTTTGCTGGAGCCATGGCTCCGCCTGCGCGGTTCAGGATGATTTTCAGCAGCTGATCCCGCTGCTGGAAGCGGCGGATGTACTGGTTTTTGCTTTTCCGCTTTATTGGTCGTCCATGCCGTCGCAGATGAAAGCGCCAATCGACCGGCTATACGCCTATTGCGCGCCGAACTGCCGCACGCCGCTGAAAGCAAGCGAAAGCGTTCTGCTCGTCTGCGGCGAGGCGGAGGACGAATCCTACTTCCGCGATGCGGTACACATGTACAGCGATATGGCGGACTATTTCAAGTGGCGGCAGCGGGGCAATATTCTGGTGCCCGGCGTCCGCGAAAAGGGCGAGATCGAGCACACGGACGCGCTTGCCCGCGCGCGTGCGCTTGGGGCGGCGCTGTAA
- a CDS encoding helix-turn-helix domain-containing protein: MKLLMGQRLKKARISRGLTGEQLAELCHINATYLRQIEAERKTPSLPVFISLCDELKVSPTYLLTDVLIENELSDFGVLSDLWQSATPVQIQIVTAMVRSALEQM; encoded by the coding sequence ATGAAGCTATTGATGGGGCAACGTTTGAAAAAAGCGCGAATCAGCCGTGGACTGACCGGCGAACAATTAGCGGAATTATGTCACATCAATGCAACTTATCTTCGCCAAATCGAAGCAGAGCGAAAGACGCCCAGCCTGCCGGTATTTATCAGCTTATGCGACGAACTCAAGGTATCGCCAACCTACTTGCTTACCGATGTGCTGATAGAAAACGAACTAAGCGATTTTGGCGTACTTTCGGATCTATGGCAGAGCGCAACGCCTGTTCAAATTCAAATTGTGACCGCTATGGTGCGCAGCGCATTGGAGCAAATGTAG
- a CDS encoding aldehyde dehydrogenase family protein — MRMMEIIDESTGKVVGSVPHYDGKEIAEMVDVAYAAQPRWEKVPLFERGQILYKFCDLIDQNREEIANYMSCEMGKPILQSRAETTYAAEIGRANIEVGKHMYGEVLCDSSEGYEDHVVMVRHEALGVVAAVIPFNYPVELTLQKVVPALLMGNTMIVKASTTAPCCVKKLIDLAIEAGVPQDVLQFVTGSREDCTENLLTNKKVACIAMTGSTEAGAEMMHDAAPTIKKVILELGGNDPLIITEEAANDPELIAKAIECLCWGRINENNGQVCASPKRTIVHKKAHDVFVKCLVNFVSTLKRGHATDPEAQLTRLVSTKAAERVEKQIQHTIDQGAKLLYGGKRNGPEMDVTILDNVTKDMDIACDMEVFGPVVPIITFETDEEAVAIANQSQYGLSACVITKDLKKSFYYTEHVESSAVWVNGSSALRHNDQPFGGCKGTGIGNEGAGYSCAEFTRLKTYGFCDVSPKERLYEHADGMGDFLSNFRAQVAQQMKDM; from the coding sequence ATGCGCATGATGGAAATCATCGATGAATCGACCGGTAAGGTAGTGGGCAGCGTCCCGCACTACGACGGCAAGGAGATCGCGGAAATGGTAGACGTCGCTTACGCGGCGCAGCCCCGCTGGGAAAAGGTGCCGCTGTTCGAGCGCGGCCAAATTCTTTACAAGTTCTGCGACCTGATCGACCAGAACCGCGAGGAGATCGCAAACTACATGTCCTGCGAAATGGGCAAGCCCATCCTTCAGTCCCGCGCGGAGACCACCTACGCCGCCGAGATCGGCCGCGCCAACATCGAAGTGGGCAAGCACATGTACGGCGAGGTGCTGTGCGACAGCTCCGAGGGCTACGAGGATCACGTGGTCATGGTCCGTCACGAAGCGCTGGGCGTCGTCGCGGCGGTCATCCCCTTCAACTACCCGGTCGAGCTGACCCTGCAAAAGGTCGTTCCGGCGCTTCTGATGGGCAACACCATGATCGTCAAGGCATCCACCACGGCCCCCTGCTGCGTCAAGAAGCTGATCGATCTGGCGATCGAAGCCGGCGTGCCGCAGGACGTGCTGCAATTCGTCACCGGCAGCCGCGAGGACTGCACCGAAAACCTGCTGACCAACAAAAAGGTCGCCTGCATCGCCATGACCGGCAGCACCGAGGCCGGCGCAGAGATGATGCACGACGCCGCGCCCACCATCAAGAAGGTCATTCTGGAACTGGGCGGCAACGATCCCCTCATCATCACCGAGGAAGCCGCGAACGATCCCGAACTGATCGCCAAGGCGATCGAGTGCCTGTGCTGGGGCCGCATCAACGAGAACAACGGGCAGGTCTGCGCCTCCCCCAAGCGCACCATCGTACATAAGAAGGCGCACGATGTGTTCGTCAAGTGCCTTGTGAACTTTGTTTCCACCCTCAAGCGCGGCCACGCGACCGATCCCGAGGCGCAGCTGACCCGTCTGGTCTCCACCAAGGCGGCCGAGCGCGTCGAGAAGCAGATTCAGCACACCATCGATCAGGGCGCGAAGCTCCTTTACGGCGGCAAGCGCAACGGCCCCGAAATGGACGTGACCATTCTGGACAACGTGACCAAGGATATGGATATCGCGTGCGATATGGAGGTATTCGGCCCCGTCGTTCCGATCATCACCTTTGAGACCGACGAAGAGGCCGTCGCGATCGCCAACCAGAGCCAGTACGGCCTGTCCGCCTGCGTGATCACCAAGGACCTGAAGAAGTCCTTCTACTACACCGAGCACGTGGAATCCTCGGCGGTATGGGTCAACGGTTCCAGCGCGCTGCGCCATAACGACCAGCCGTTCGGCGGCTGCAAGGGCACCGGCATCGGCAACGAGGGCGCGGGCTACTCCTGCGCTGAGTTCACACGCCTAAAGACCTACGGCTTCTGCGACGTTTCCCCCAAGGAGCGCCTGTACGAGCATGCCGACGGCATGGGCGATTTCCTTTCCAACTTCCGCGCGCAGGTCGCGCAGCAGATGAAGGATATGTAA
- a CDS encoding MerR family transcriptional regulator, with protein sequence MDQYFSRENDRYSIGDMSEIFNISRRTLRLYHDMGLLVPQNVDDYNGYRYYSRNQFARLEKIIQMKSVGLSLRQIKSMLDERNLSVFEALLSERIDTLNEKITADTTLRDLLIKQLNSCAHMRNPPVLDSAFIEFIPKRAALAFEIEPYDLRQSYCDGSPWSKVLVQIKEALQENNLSASLLNQACCTITQQALLEEDYLCGGALLLIDGPMQASIPHTIVQAGTYACIYRNYIAMDGRSECIGLDKLLQFIRDKRYQIVGPYLGEVIAKMSIFDYCNNNILVKLQIPVKIFE encoded by the coding sequence GTGGATCAGTACTTTTCAAGAGAAAACGACCGGTACAGCATCGGGGATATGTCGGAGATTTTCAACATTTCACGGCGCACCCTGCGCCTTTATCATGATATGGGCCTGCTGGTACCGCAAAACGTGGATGACTATAACGGCTACCGCTATTACTCGCGCAACCAATTTGCGCGGCTGGAAAAGATCATTCAAATGAAATCCGTGGGCCTGTCGCTCCGGCAGATCAAATCCATGCTGGACGAGCGGAACCTTTCGGTGTTTGAAGCGCTGCTCAGCGAGCGGATCGACACGCTCAATGAAAAGATCACGGCGGATACCACGCTGCGCGACCTGTTGATCAAGCAGCTCAATAGCTGCGCCCACATGCGCAATCCCCCGGTTTTGGATTCCGCGTTCATCGAGTTCATCCCCAAGCGGGCGGCATTGGCGTTTGAGATCGAACCGTATGATCTGCGGCAAAGCTATTGCGACGGCTCGCCTTGGTCCAAGGTGCTGGTGCAGATCAAGGAGGCGCTTCAGGAAAACAACCTATCCGCTTCCCTGCTCAATCAGGCCTGCTGCACCATCACGCAGCAAGCGCTTTTGGAGGAAGACTATCTGTGCGGCGGCGCGCTGCTTTTGATCGACGGCCCCATGCAGGCAAGCATTCCCCATACGATCGTGCAGGCCGGAACCTATGCCTGTATCTACCGCAACTATATCGCCATGGACGGCCGCTCGGAATGTATCGGGCTGGATAAGCTGCTGCAATTCATCCGGGATAAGCGCTACCAGATCGTCGGCCCATACCTTGGCGAGGTCATCGCCAAGATGTCGATCTTTGATTACTGCAACAACAACATTTTGGTCAAGCTACAGATCCCCGTGAAGATTTTTGAATAA
- a CDS encoding dihydrodipicolinate synthase family protein → MRNTKFDGVMTALITPYNKDGSVNAEMLRAHTDFVIEGGVDVVIASAGSGQYVNMNAEQRAFTVKTVVQAAAGRVPVIGGVLEPGFAEAVINGRNALDAGAEALLVLPPYYVSVTQQGIYDYFQALYQALQAPMIVYNYPGRIGTNVMPETLARMMREIPGVIGCKECSDYTQFLNAVRLAGDDGSIYSGSDLAFADQVLAGARGGVIAASCVLPREYAEIYKLARSGESQKAHALIFRYFGLVKALFGNGMHPSPLKYAMQLMGQETGAWTVPVNEPDEETKALLRAELEKHGMLA, encoded by the coding sequence ATGAGAAACACCAAATTTGACGGGGTCATGACCGCGCTGATCACGCCGTATAACAAGGATGGCTCTGTAAACGCGGAAATGCTGAGGGCGCACACGGACTTTGTGATCGAGGGCGGCGTGGACGTCGTGATCGCGTCGGCCGGCAGCGGCCAATACGTCAACATGAACGCGGAGCAGCGCGCGTTTACCGTAAAAACGGTCGTGCAAGCGGCGGCGGGCCGCGTGCCGGTGATCGGCGGCGTTTTGGAGCCCGGCTTTGCCGAGGCGGTCATAAACGGCAGAAACGCGCTCGACGCGGGCGCGGAAGCTCTGCTGGTCCTGCCGCCCTATTATGTAAGCGTTACGCAGCAGGGTATTTACGATTATTTTCAGGCGCTGTATCAGGCGCTGCAAGCGCCCATGATCGTATATAACTATCCCGGCCGCATCGGCACAAACGTCATGCCGGAAACGCTCGCGCGCATGATGCGGGAGATTCCGGGCGTGATCGGCTGCAAGGAGTGTTCGGATTATACGCAGTTTTTAAACGCGGTGCGTCTGGCGGGCGACGACGGATCGATCTACAGCGGTTCCGATCTGGCGTTTGCCGATCAGGTCCTAGCGGGGGCGCGCGGCGGCGTGATCGCGGCATCCTGCGTGCTGCCCCGCGAATATGCCGAGATATACAAGCTGGCTCGGAGCGGGGAATCGCAAAAGGCGCACGCGCTCATCTTCCGGTATTTCGGTCTGGTAAAGGCGCTGTTCGGCAACGGCATGCACCCTTCGCCCCTAAAATACGCCATGCAGCTGATGGGGCAGGAGACCGGCGCATGGACCGTGCCCGTGAACGAACCGGACGAGGAGACAAAGGCGCTTTTACGTGCCGAGCTGGAAAAGCACGGCATGCTCGCGTGA